The segment CATCCATTCACTTCGTTACATCCGTTGTCCCTCTTTCAACGCCAGCAACACCCGATCCGGCGTGAGCGGGAACTGATGAAACTCGATGCTGATGGCGTCCTTCACCGCCGCCACCAGCGCGGGCGCGTAAGGCAGGTAGGGCATCTCGGCCATGCCGCGCGCGCCCCACGGCCCGATCGGATCGGGGTATTCCAGGATGACGGACTTCACCGACTCGGGCACGTCCAACACGGTCGGGATTAAATAGTTGGACAGGTAAGGCGTTTGCACGTAACCATTCTGGTGAATGAAGTTTTCGAGCACGGCGTAACCGTGCGCCTGCACCACCGCGCCCTCGATCTGGCCTTCCACCTGTTGAGGGTTCACAGCGTGGCCCACGTCGTCGGCGCAAATCACGTTGACGACGCGAATGTGGCCGGTCTCAGTGTCCACTTCCACTTCCACTGCTTCGCCCACGTAACCGTAAGCGAAGTTCGGCTCACTGCGGCCCGTCTCCGGATCGTAGGGCGTGGTCTTGGGCGGGCGGTATTGATACGTGGCAACGGCTGGCCGTTCTTCGTCGGCCCACTTTTTGAGCGCCGCCTCCGCCGCGCCCCGGATGGAGTTGCCGGCCATAAACGTCAGGCGCGAGGCCGAGGCGCTGCCTGACGTTTGCGAGGTGGACGTATCGGAAAGCACGAGATGAACTTTGTCGAGCGAGACTCCGGTGGCTTCCGCCGCCATTTGGGCAAAGACGGTATGCGCCCCCTGCCCGCAGTCGGCCCCGGCGTGGTAAAGCGTCACCCGTTCGATCGCGGTTTTGCCTTCAATGGCAACCGTTGCCCAGCACTGCTCCGGCGCGCCAAACGAGAAGCCCACGTTCTTGAAGCTAATCGCAAAACCCAGGCCGCGCTTAATTTTGGAATTTGAAATTTGGGGTTTGGGATTTGCCCTCTGCCACTTCCCGTCCACCTTTTTCCAGCCGGCCTCCGCCGCGCATCTTTCCATCACTTGCGGCATCGAGACGCCCTTCGGCAGAGGCGTGCCGACCGAAAGAATTGAGCCTTCGTGAATAACGTTTCGCGCCCGAATTTCAACCGGGTCGAGGCTCAGGGCCTCGGCCAGTTTGTTCATCTGGCTTTCGGCGGCGAACGCGCCCTGCGGCCCGCCAAAGCCCCGGAACGCGCCGCCGGGAATGTTGTTGGTGTAAACAGAGTACGAGTCTACTTTGACGTTCGGAATCTCGTACGGGCCGGTGACCATGAGGGTGGCGTTGCCCAGCACTTTGGTTGAGGTGTAAGCGTACGCGCCGCCGTCCTGGATCACTTCATTCTCGGCGGCCAACAGTGCGCCGTTTTCGTCGGCGGCCCATTTGCAGTGAATGTAAAACTGGTGGCGCTTGTGGTGGCCGACGATGGACTCTTCGCGGCTCCAGACGATCTTCACCGGGCGGCGGAGTTTCCAGACGGCCAGGGCCAGCACAATTTGCACTGACATGTCTTCGCGCCCGCCGAATGCGCCGCCGATGGCCGGGTAAATCACCCGGACTTGATCGAGGGGCAACTTGAGCGAGTGGGCGATCTGCTCCTGATCTTCGTGCGCCCACTGCCCGGCCACCTTCACCGTCACCCGGCCTTCGTCGTCAATGTACGACAGCCCGGCCTCCGGCTGAAGATAAGCGTGCTCCTGCATCGGCGTGTAGTAGTCGCCTTCCACGATAACTGCCGCTTTGGCAAAGGCGGCGTCCACGTCGCCTTTGCGAATCCGGTAATGGCAAAAGACGTTGCTCCCCTTTTCAGGGAAGAGAAGCGCCGCCCCGTCTTTCATCGCCTCGCGGGCGTCGGTGACGACGGGCAGGTCTTCCCATTCAACTTCGATCAGGTCACGGGCGCGGGCGGCCGCCTTTTCAGTGTCGGCCACCACCAGCGCCACCTGATCGCCGATGAAACGGGCCACGTCCCCGCCAACTTTATTCGAGCCGGGGCCGATCAACACCGGCTGATCGGGCATGATCAGGCCGTATTCATTGTTGGGAAGGTCTTTGGCGGTGAAGACGGCGGCGACGCCCGGATACGATTCGGCTTTGGAGGTGTCAATACGCTTGAGGCGCGCATGAGGCCGCCCGGCAAACAGAATCTTCATGTGCAACATGCCGGGCAGGGTGAGGTCGCCGGGGTATTCGGTCTGGCCGGTGACTTTGCCGATGGCGTCAATGCGAGTGATGGATTGGCCGACGAGGGACATGGCGCTCCTTAGCTCAACGGCACTTGCGAACTTTGCGCTTCTTCTTGGGCGCAGGCGTTCGGACATCAAACTCACTGACGCCGGGCTTGCTGAAGAAGCCCCAGAAGACGGTGACGATGCCGTAAGTAAGCATCGTGGCCAGCAGAGCCAGGACAGACGGCATAATGTACCAGCCTATTTTGTGCGCGCCGAACGCCACATTGCCGATGACAGGGACAGCGCCAACCCCTCTGGCAAGCTGGCTACCCAGTTGGGCTACCACAAAGGCATAAGGCCAGTTCTGCTCAATCCACAGATCGAGCAGGAACATCGAGAGAAAAAAGGAGCCGCCGCCGATGATGACTACCATCATACAGCCCACGCCCCGCCAGATCGGATTCATTTGCTCTTTGGGCTTGTCGCGCCTTGTTGTCGAAGAACCGTAACGCATACCTCACCTCTCCAATCGTCCGGCCTTGTCGAAAGCGGCCAGAATTTTGTAGTAGCCGGTGCACCGGCACAGGTTGCCGGTGATGGCTTGTTGAGCTTCCCACTTTGACGGGCGGGGGCGCTCTTCCAACAGTTTCGCTCCAGCCATGAGCAGGCCCGGCGTGCAGTAGCCGCATTGCACCGCGCCCTCTTCAACAAAGGCCTGCTGAATCGGATGCAGTTTGCCGTTGCTCGCCAGGCCTTCAATCGTCACAATCTCGGCGCCGTGCGCGCGCGGGGCCGGAACCAGGCAACTCATCACCGCCGCCCCGTCGAGGAACACGGTGCAAGCGCCACACTCGCCCTCGGCGCAACCTTCCTTGGTGCCGATCAGTCCCACATCCTCGCGCAAGAAACGCAACAACGTCTTATCGTTCGCGCCCTTGATCGTGTGCTCTTTCCCATTCACGCGAGTCACGATGGCGTCGTCGCCGGTTTCGGTGTGAACCAGAGAGCGGTTGAACGGCGCGGCGGGCGCGCCGTGAGTCTTGCCCCACAACATCACCGGGTCTTCGGGGAACCAGCCGCGTTCTTCACCGACGGCAATGCTTTGTAAAGCCCGGCGCACCGTCAGTTCGACCATTTCGAGGCGATAAGCCGCCGGGCCGCGCACGTCGTCAATCGGTTTGGCCGCCTTCCTGGCCAGTGAGGCCGCCTCTGCAATCACCTCAGCCGTCAACGCCCTGCCCGCCAGAAATGCTTCAGCTTCATTCGCCCGGACGATCACCGGGGCAACCGAGCCGAGGGTGATCCTGGCCTGTGACACAAGCTCGCCGTCAAAGTTGAGAATAACGGCAATGTCCACCACCGAGATCGCCTGCGCCCGGCGGAGGGCAAGCTTGATGAACATGCCCTTTTTACTGGTGGTCATCGCCGGGAAAGCAACCTCAGTCACCAGCTCGTCGGCCTGCAGAACCGTTTTACGAACGCCGGTGTAAAACTCGGCCAGCGGCACGGCGCGCTCGCCGCGTGCCTTTGAGCGCAATGTCACCGATGCGCCCAGAGCCATGAGCGGCGCAATTGTGTCGTTGGCCGGCGAAGCCGTCACCAGGTTGCCGACGATGGTGGCCCGGTTGCGAATCTGCGGCGCGCCCACTTCCCAGCAAGCCTGAGCCAGCGGCAGGGCGCGTTCCACAATCAGCTTGGAGGCGGCGCAGGCATTGTGCGTCACCAGCGGGCCAAGATGGATCAGGCCTTGCTCGTCCAGCGAGATGCCGTCCAGCCCTGGCACGCGGGTGATGTCAATGAGGGTTTCGACGCCGCGCCGCACTTTACGTTCCAATTCCAAAATAATATCGGT is part of the Chloroflexota bacterium genome and harbors:
- a CDS encoding FAD binding domain-containing protein, translated to MWQTYHSVTSIEEALDILAEQKDRARIVAGGTDIILELERKVRRGVETLIDITRVPGLDGISLDEQGLIHLGPLVTHNACAASKLIVERALPLAQACWEVGAPQIRNRATIVGNLVTASPANDTIAPLMALGASVTLRSKARGERAVPLAEFYTGVRKTVLQADELVTEVAFPAMTTSKKGMFIKLALRRAQAISVVDIAVILNFDGELVSQARITLGSVAPVIVRANEAEAFLAGRALTAEVIAEAASLARKAAKPIDDVRGPAAYRLEMVELTVRRALQSIAVGEERGWFPEDPVMLWGKTHGAPAAPFNRSLVHTETGDDAIVTRVNGKEHTIKGANDKTLLRFLREDVGLIGTKEGCAEGECGACTVFLDGAAVMSCLVPAPRAHGAEIVTIEGLASNGKLHPIQQAFVEEGAVQCGYCTPGLLMAGAKLLEERPRPSKWEAQQAITGNLCRCTGYYKILAAFDKAGRLER
- a CDS encoding xanthine dehydrogenase family protein encodes the protein MSLVGQSITRIDAIGKVTGQTEYPGDLTLPGMLHMKILFAGRPHARLKRIDTSKAESYPGVAAVFTAKDLPNNEYGLIMPDQPVLIGPGSNKVGGDVARFIGDQVALVVADTEKAAARARDLIEVEWEDLPVVTDAREAMKDGAALLFPEKGSNVFCHYRIRKGDVDAAFAKAAVIVEGDYYTPMQEHAYLQPEAGLSYIDDEGRVTVKVAGQWAHEDQEQIAHSLKLPLDQVRVIYPAIGGAFGGREDMSVQIVLALAVWKLRRPVKIVWSREESIVGHHKRHQFYIHCKWAADENGALLAAENEVIQDGGAYAYTSTKVLGNATLMVTGPYEIPNVKVDSYSVYTNNIPGGAFRGFGGPQGAFAAESQMNKLAEALSLDPVEIRARNVIHEGSILSVGTPLPKGVSMPQVMERCAAEAGWKKVDGKWQRANPKPQISNSKIKRGLGFAISFKNVGFSFGAPEQCWATVAIEGKTAIERVTLYHAGADCGQGAHTVFAQMAAEATGVSLDKVHLVLSDTSTSQTSGSASASRLTFMAGNSIRGAAEAALKKWADEERPAVATYQYRPPKTTPYDPETGRSEPNFAYGYVGEAVEVEVDTETGHIRVVNVICADDVGHAVNPQQVEGQIEGAVVQAHGYAVLENFIHQNGYVQTPYLSNYLIPTVLDVPESVKSVILEYPDPIGPWGARGMAEMPYLPYAPALVAAVKDAISIEFHQFPLTPDRVLLALKEGQRM